From Hippoglossus stenolepis isolate QCI-W04-F060 chromosome 6, HSTE1.2, whole genome shotgun sequence, a single genomic window includes:
- the LOC118110838 gene encoding vesicle-associated membrane protein-associated protein B/C isoform X2 — protein sequence MARPEQILVLEPQHELKFRGPFTDVVTATLKLTNPTDRNVCFKVKTTAPRRYCVRPNSGIIDAGNSVNVSVMLQPFDYDPNEKSKHKFMVQSLLAPYDMTDMEGVWKEAKPEELMDSKLRCAFEMPLENDKTTEHSVLPKSASASLDDGEVKKIMEECKRLQMEVQRLREENKQIREDDGLRKRKVTSVAASHSSGMATSAVRDEGLSTRVLAICVLLFVIGVIIGKLAL from the exons ATGGCCAGACCAGAACAAATCTTGGTGCTAGAGCCACAACACGAACTGAAATTCAGAG GCCCATTCACAGATGTGGTCACTGCCACTCTGAAGCTCACCAACCCCACagatagaaatgtgtgtttcaaagTCAAGACAACTGCACCTCGCAGATACTGCGTGCGCCCAAACAGCGGCATCATTGACGCTGGGAACTCCGTCAATGTTTCTG TTATGCTACAGCCTTTTGACTACGACCCCAATGAAAAGAGTAAACACAAATTCATGGTGCAGTCCCTGCTGGCTCCATACGACATGACCGACATGGAAGGAGTT TGGAAGGAGGCGAAGCCTGAAGAGCTGATGGATTCAAAGTTGAGATGTGCTTTTGAGATGCCTCtagaaaatgacaaaact ACTGAGCACTCCGTGCTGCCCAAGTCAGCCAGCGCCTCGCTGGATGATGGAGAGGTGAAGAAGATCATGGAGGAGTGCAAGCGGCTGCAGATGGAGGTGCAAAGGCTAcgggaagaaaacaaacagatcagG GAGGATGACGGGCTGCGGAAGAGAAAGGTGACGTCAGTGGCCGCTTCTCACTCCTCCGGCATGGCAACCTCGGCTGTGAGGGACGAAGGCCTAAGCACCCGTGTCCTGGCAATCTGCGTGCTGCTCTTTGTCATTGGAGTCATCATTGGCAAGCTGGCCCTGTAG
- the LOC118110838 gene encoding vesicle-associated membrane protein-associated protein B/C isoform X1, translating to MARPEQILVLEPQHELKFRGPFTDVVTATLKLTNPTDRNVCFKVKTTAPRRYCVRPNSGIIDAGNSVNVSVMLQPFDYDPNEKSKHKFMVQSLLAPYDMTDMEGVWKEAKPEELMDSKLRCAFEMPLENDKTHESESNQTISSSTSSVKTEHSVLPKSASASLDDGEVKKIMEECKRLQMEVQRLREENKQIREDDGLRKRKVTSVAASHSSGMATSAVRDEGLSTRVLAICVLLFVIGVIIGKLAL from the exons ATGGCCAGACCAGAACAAATCTTGGTGCTAGAGCCACAACACGAACTGAAATTCAGAG GCCCATTCACAGATGTGGTCACTGCCACTCTGAAGCTCACCAACCCCACagatagaaatgtgtgtttcaaagTCAAGACAACTGCACCTCGCAGATACTGCGTGCGCCCAAACAGCGGCATCATTGACGCTGGGAACTCCGTCAATGTTTCTG TTATGCTACAGCCTTTTGACTACGACCCCAATGAAAAGAGTAAACACAAATTCATGGTGCAGTCCCTGCTGGCTCCATACGACATGACCGACATGGAAGGAGTT TGGAAGGAGGCGAAGCCTGAAGAGCTGATGGATTCAAAGTTGAGATGTGCTTTTGAGATGCCTCtagaaaatgacaaaact CATGAGAGTGAAAGCAACCAAACTatctcttcctctacctcctctgTTAAGACTGAGCACTCCGTGCTGCCCAAGTCAGCCAGCGCCTCGCTGGATGATGGAGAGGTGAAGAAGATCATGGAGGAGTGCAAGCGGCTGCAGATGGAGGTGCAAAGGCTAcgggaagaaaacaaacagatcagG GAGGATGACGGGCTGCGGAAGAGAAAGGTGACGTCAGTGGCCGCTTCTCACTCCTCCGGCATGGCAACCTCGGCTGTGAGGGACGAAGGCCTAAGCACCCGTGTCCTGGCAATCTGCGTGCTGCTCTTTGTCATTGGAGTCATCATTGGCAAGCTGGCCCTGTAG
- the LOC118111463 gene encoding charged multivesicular body protein 4b — MSLLTKIFGAGGKGGKGPSPQDAIQKLRETEEMLTKKQEFLEKKIEQELQIAKKNGTKNKRAALQALKKKKRYEKQLAQIDGTLSTIEFQREALENVNTNTEVLKNMGFAAKAIKSAHENMDIDKVDDLMQNITEQQELAQEISDTISKPVGFGEEFDEDELLAELDELEQEQLDNNLLEIGGAENVPLPNVPSTSLPSRPAKKEEDKDELEDLQRWAMEAM; from the exons ATGTCGTTGTTGACTAAGATATTCGGGGCaggaggaaaagggggaaaggGACCCAGCCCGCAGGATGCGATCCAGAAGCTCCGAGAGACGGAGGAGATGCTAACGAAGAAGCAGGAATTCCTGGAGAAGAAGATCGAGCAGGAGCTGCAGATCGCCAAGAAGAACGGCACGAAAAACAAACGAG CGGCCCTGCaggctttgaaaaaaaagaagaggtaCGAGAAGCAGCTCGCTCAGATCGACGGCACGCTGTCGACCATCGAGTTTCAGAGGGAGGCTCTGGAGAACGTCAACACCAACACTGAAGTTCTCAAGAACATGGGCTTCGCTGCAAAGGCTATCAAGTCTGCCCATGAAAACAT GGACATTGACAAAGTGGACGACCTGATGCAGAACATCAcggagcagcaggagctggcCCAGGAAATATCTGACACCATCTCTAAACCTGTCGGCTTCGGGGAGGAGTTTGATGAG gaTGAACTGCTGGCGGAGCTGGATGAGCTGGAACAGGAGCAGCTGGACAATAACCTGCTGGAGATCGGGGGAGCAGAGAACGTCCCTCTCCCAAACGTGCCTTCTACTTCATTACCTTCCAGACCTG CCaagaaagaggaggacaaggaCGAACTTGAGGACCTGCAGCGCTGGGCGATGGAAGCCATGTAA